Within Ictalurus furcatus strain D&B chromosome 3, Billie_1.0, whole genome shotgun sequence, the genomic segment TGACATAGCTACTGCATTCAGCCAATAATAAACAGTTTTGACTTGCTACTCAAGAATATTTGTaccccattgtgtgtgtgtgtgtgtgtgtgtgtgtgtgtgtactcacgtCGGCTGCTCTGAGTTCTTTGTCTTTGGCGGTACACCAGGATCAGTAAGACGGGCAGACAcaaaatacccataatgcatgcAGCTGTAGCCAGACCTGCAGCCACTGTACCTAGAGGATGACGGagaataataaaatgaacagaatgATCGAGCGATATGTGTGAACTTGTGCTTTCAAAATAGGAAGCTGGACAGATAATGATAAGGAGTCTTTATCGGTCAAATatcagtgaaattcttttctttgcatactccagcatgttaggaagttggtgtcagagcgcagggtcagccttGATatggcgccccctggagcagagagggttaagggccttgctcaagggcccaacagtggcagcttggcagtgctggggcttgaatccccgaccatccgatcagtaacccagagccttaaccgccaagccaccactgcctcagTTGATCATGTAACATCATAGAGACAGTATAAGCAAGACTTAATTGTCTCGAATATCAACTTTTTCCTCAGTTAAGTGtcaaattattaaaacaaacaaacaaaaaaagacggtgtacagtactgtattatTAAAGTGCCGCTGCAGCATCAGTTAGCATCAATCACTAACCATATGGCATGTTCTTGGTTGCTTTCAATGTACCTTGTGGAGGTGACGGCGACAGCTTTGTGCACTTCAGACTGTCGTTGCGACCTGGGGAATGACGACATGGTGGTGAATGTTAATTTAAACCGGCCACGAACATCAATCCAGTAGCGATGAAACGGTCTGGCTCGAACACAAAATATTACGAGTCTGTATTTAAAGCAtaattacagtatataactAAACGTTATACCGCAGTACTATTTAGATCACTCATGTTGTGTAACAGCACCTCTGACGGTAGCGCTGGAGGTCATTCAAGTCACCATAAatggattataaaaaaaaagttttgcatGCTCTTGTTGCTAAGTTACCgtggcgtaagaggaataaaacactttggagcatgctgttataggaacataatcgACTAACTGTAACTCATGTGTTGCATGACAGCCCTACATTGCTCTTTGTTTAGCAGCGTATGGTGTTTCGTTTCTAAAGACACGCTGACACGTGTATGTGTTAATAGTTGGTATTGCAGCAGtaaggtgtgcgtgtgtgtgtgttggacaggACGTTTAATTATATACTGCAAATAAGCTGTAAATAACATGTTCCTAAACACTAGGTTGTAATAACGGGTTATAACGGTTGGCAGTGAACTGAGACGGTTTCTTACGTGCCGTGACGGTGAGCATCATGTGGCTGTGCGCCTCCTGCAACGGCTTGTGCTTGCCTTCCGGCAGGAAGTCCAGTACCATGCAGCAGTAGCGTCCCTGGTTGGCCCGTGTCACGCCCAGCAGCGTGACGGCGAAGGACGTCTTATGGGACTCGAACTTCACAAAATCCGTTTTTTGCAGGTGACTGTGACACCGCTGGTCCATGTGTGAATTGAAGAACCATAACTTGGCTATTCGGTCCTCCGTATGCTCCATAGCGCCAGACTGTTCACACACCATCGTGATGTTGGCACCTTCCGGACATATGTAGGAGACGTAGGGCACCGAGACACTGAGCGAGTGGGGGTGGTATTCAGTGTTCACTGGAGATGGAAAGACAAAAGACAATCAATGATTGCTACTTCCAACTTGAAGAAGTGTTTCTTCTCAGTCATTTACAAAACCTGAATAACTGTTTCcctctgtttaaacaaactCTTTATATACTCTGTTTATACGGGATTGGATTGGGTTTTCAAAATCAATTGGGATGTTAGAGCATCGTTAATCTTTTTAGTTCTAGTAATTTTAGTCACATGACCGCAATCTTACCCCACACTACTTAAATTAACGCTATGCTTACACCTCAATTTAACCCTAGCCTTAATTTCAGTCACTAAAACGAAAAATTTGGCTGtgttagtgtttttgttttttaatgtattttttataaatacgcAGTTTTCCTCATGGAGACCAGCcaaatgtcagaaaacttacaaTTTCAAGTTTACCTTGACACTGAAGAATAAATGCTCAGTAAACATCTGTCCTCTTCAATTCCCTGTATAAGATGTTACCGGTGTAATAGTAACAATAACCTTTGTGTCTATTTGTTGGGTTTGTTTTACAACACATTCCACACTCGCATTTCGATATgacaataaataattataaaaaaaaaatccccagaaGAGTCAAAAGGACAGAACATTAAGTAATGCCGTGAATTAAAGTACAGGAGGTTAAATGACTTTCTGTTGTTGCTTGAGCACAGGTTCGTGCATCCAGAAATGTTCAGACATGAGTGTTTGCGGTCGTTTCCTGAGCGGTGTAGGTGTGCATGACTGAAGCATAGTGAAAGCGCACACAGCCTACATCCATCAGTCAGCTAGAGCGCGTTTACTAGACTGTGATTCATTCCACctgtgcccgtgtgtgtgtgaagatgcTGAGCTGGCATTTCAATCAAAATGTCACCATTATTGACTTGACTCAGCCGAGAGAAACGTGATTTCCCCTGGCCTGTTAtttcatgggttttttttttttgttttatttcttttttttttaaataaaaccaaaatgcCTTACCTCTAGGCAAATTTCAGAATGCTTACTTGCTCATAAAACTAGAGAAAGAGCTAGAAAATGCCGGTTTAGTGGCATAGGAAAAGTAATAGCGCAGGCCTTTCTATTTTATGTTTACGTCCTATAGTTGTTCACGTCCCATGTTTTACtagtatatcaatatatattttataatactttctgtctgtattattacttttactccaatgtacgcttttttttttcttttttttttttttacggctCCATACTTAATTGGTCATTCATGTTATATATGCAAATTCTTTAAAGCATTGTAAAGATATTATTGTTGTGGTGGTTATCAGTGCTACTAGTTCAAGCATAGTAGAACTGTACTAGTCAAGTCAGCGAaactctcctcctcttctttttccatCGATTTgttcctccctccatctctctgtgaCATTTGTTCCacttgttttttggggggggggggggttttgcTGGTGTTGTGACTTTTTTTGAGCTCTTTTTGAATCTCCATGGTTCCTCCTCTAAGTTTCAAAACTTTTTGTAAGCAAAACACAGTTACTGCCGTACgtgtccccacacacacacacacacacaccccgctaCGACAGAAATTGCCAACTATGTCAAAAGTGTCAGTTTCAGTATCGAGGTTAAATTCATATTTGCCGAAGTCTTGTATAACAAGCTGACACTCCACGCGTAGCCGATGTCTTCTGGACGTTCTAACGTCATAAAAAATAATCCGTcatgaagaaaaactatttcttcTTGTAAACTTGTAGCGTTTATCCGACGGTGAACAGGCGAATAAGGTGAAGTGGAGTTACCACAcagctgttgattattttcctagaacagcacgtccccaaaCGTTTTATGCTTCTTACGTCAcgcgtatttttttttttcctctttcttgaaTTCCGCTAACAAGGCTACTGCCCCCTGCCATGTTCACAGTTATCTCGGATAAGCACTAAGACGCCGTTTGGTTTTGTACAGCATCAAATTTGTATTGTGTGAACTTTGTGCCACGTCATCGTCTGTATGAAATGATGAGGCTTCTCGCTATGCTGGTGGGGATAGTGAGGGGTTTctatttacagtaaaaaaaaaaaaaaggtgtgtgtcagTTTTGCTTAAACTATGAAGCTCCCTACGCATCACCATTCACCATGCATGTTCGGTAAATAGTGTCTTATATAATGTCTCTGTTTTTGTATAACTGGCTTATGAGTCATGAATTCAACCACACCCAAAAGTCCAGTGGCTTTAAAATTACACATCTGGTGTGTGCCTGCTGTTTCAGCGTGTGCTACATTACACTCGGAGTATTTCTAGGTTAAAAATAAGCGGTGTGGAAAATCCAGCCGTCCCGACGCGCGACGATTTGGCATTCACTAATGACTCATTTAACATTTGTGATCCCGTCCCCAAGCAGTCACGGTTTCAGTAAGTGCAGCCGCGTTATTATTGTGGTGTTGTCATAGCGgtggtgtgtgtgcagaagatCACGATGAACACTGATAAATTTGTGTAACATCTGTATATGATCTAAACCGCAGAGGAATACCAgtggaagggggagagagagcgagagagggagaaagcACTGTGCGGTGCAGTCTACAGGAGGAACTTTCCGGATGTTTGGAAATGATAGAGATGTTGTGCTGGTGTTTGGAAGGGCAGAGACTTCCTTCCTGCTCTGGTGTTGGCTTTCAGAGCGTTCCTAATAAAATTACCCTACCCCAAAGATTACAACAATGCCCCGTTTCCACGGAAACCCACTTTGATGCCAAAGCAACTCGATCCTCAACTAAAATGGCGCATTTGCTTGCTAGCTTTGATCATCTTGAAGTGCTTCTTTAAATCCATTTGTGCTACTTCttcttcataataataataataatttaaccaATCCCATAATTCCGGTATCGACAAACGGGGCGGATTAAACTACCACTCTGAGCGAGGAGAACATTTACAAACTGCCTCGTCGCTAGCCGAAATCAAAACGGCGCTCGTTCCAAGGTTAAGATTAACGGACGATCCCGGTCGTGTAGCGAATCCGCAAGCTGTGCTGGTTCCTTTCCGGATAAAATGTTGTCCGAGGACCTTCAGAGGACGTGCTCGCCGAAATAGTGCGCCTCATCTTGCGTTGAACGTCGCCCCCGTTCACAAATCGTACATTCAACGATAATTTAAAGGTGaaaatgtttatgttaatgtcagAAAACATATACAGTGTTGTAGAAATGTCTTAAAGTATTGTGGtgacatttttgtcatatcgcccactcCTACCTTGGCGCTGCATCCTCCTCGAGTGTTATTTTTCGGCCGGTGGACATCAAACAGATACCGAACCTGATCTACCGTGAGCTGATTGTTCATAAACAGGCACAGATTGCAAATGTCATATTTGTAATATGTATAAATGAACAGCCCAGTTAGTGTTTTGTTACATCTGCTTCGCCTAAGAGAGGCCTGAATTTGGTCCCGTTTGCAGATATAGACTGTACGGGTTTAGAACTTTTTAGCATATATACAGGCTTTGAGTCTGTTTTGACCCTAGGCAGTTGGTTGTCAgggtgtgtgcttgtgtgtctgGCCATCAGGAAGAGCAATAGGAAAAGCACGCTGTGTAATTGCAAGTAGCCGCGAGCCCCGTGCCTGTTCCTGTCTCTCACAGGGACAATAGAGTCAAATCTGATTCGGTTCCAATCCATTATTCTCATTTTTCCTGATCTTCCCAGTCTGTGGCCATTATTCTCCCTGCTGGAGGCCCATTTCCACTCGCAGAAGAGCTTCCACATATTGCTTTAACGCAGCATTATTCTGACCGCTGGAAAGACGCTTCCACCGTGACCTCAGGCCTGTTCTGTGCAAATATGATGCGTTTCTCCCACAGCTTGACCGGGGAGACCGCATCGCTGATTTACACCCGTGTGACTGATGCAAAGGCTGTCTGCAAACAAGCTTCGATTGCTTGACGTGTTAAACCACGTTTCAGGAAGACTCGCTCACGCCGGCCTCGGAGTCAGACACAACATAAAGCGATATGATGCGGAAATGCAATTTACGCTGAGCGCATTACGGTACAGTGATGGATACTCTTGGGGATCCTTGATGTGTTTAAAGATTATTTgtgccctttttttttgctacaggGAAATACAGGGAAAATTGCTACAGGGGATAAACCTGCGCTGTGGTCGCTAATAGATGAGACCAACATTTGCTTTATCGGTGATCTGTGACAACCGGCAGCCAATCGGAGAAAACCTCGGAAGCCAAAACCAGTTTTCATTAGGTATGCATGGCGTGTAAATAGAGTGAAGTCTGATCTAGCAGTGTTCTTAGAAATGACCTAACCACTTGCCCTACATTCCGGAAACCATTCATTTTCGATGTACGTACCCAACACGTCACCGCAATTTCAGTGACAGCAAGTGAGAAAGCAACATTTAAAGTGAGATTTCAGCGTCTGTACGAACGAGGtgacaaaaagaaataacaacaaaacaacatttgGCTTGAATGATGCCTTCGTTTGCACATGTGGTCCCATGTTTCTTCAGTGCCCATTTTCTGTTTGATGCATGAAATTCATTTGATCCTGTCACATATAACTTCGTATTGAAGACACGTtactaaataaagaaagaaagaaagaaagcttggaaggaagttgCCGAGATCTCTATTGCCTCTAGTGAGTGTACATAGCTACTACACTTAGCTTGATTTGCTAATCTACCAACAAAGCTAGGACGAATCTTAGCACAGACGTGTAAATCAAGCGACCGATTTTCATACCAGTTAATTgaattatttgatttgtttttaaatcgtTGTAAGTGTTGAGATGGTATACTGCTACAATTCATCTTGACATTGATATAATGtcgtcatattgcccagccctaataGCCTATATGTAAAATCTATTGACAATAAAAACCAAGGTACACtacagacatttatttatatatatatatatatataggtgttaTTAGTGCAGCAGTGGTTCGCCCCTGCCACTCATGGTGCACGTGTGTTGTTGAAACTAATGATGTCATCATCGGCTAAAACACAAGAAAGGTAATTTCTTCCTGAATAAGTGCGGACCCGTGTACGAGTTCCGGCGCAACCGAACTCGGACCAGctcctacaggtagtctcgggtTCGGTACCGCGGGTCGCTTCCCGGTCAACGTGACGGCTTTCACGTGACCAATTTTTCAATGCAAACCGTACTGTGTTTCGGACTAAACTGGCAGTTTGAAAGCCCCTGTAGTTGAGCTTTGAACTTTTGGTGatacctggcaaccctgccagTATGCTTGTTAATTTAAAACCTAATGAAATATACACTAAGCAGGTGCATGTCCTCCAATCTATATTAAGGACTTGGACAAATCAATATGGTCTATTCAGAGGAACGGTGGAAAGTCAGCAAAACCCAGCTGGATGTGGAGGAGATACCCAGCTGCGTTTCCCAGCTCCATATCCGCACTTACTCGCAGTCAATCCCATGCTGCTCATTAACTCCAACAAGCAAGCACGCACCGATCGCATTTATCTCTGGTCAAAATCTCCTCAAGGACACAATGCTTCCGTCCTTCACACATTCCCGTATTTGTGTGTGAACATctggctgaaaaaaaacccagagacTATGTGTTTTGACTTCTCTGTTGACGTCAAGCAGGAGTACTATATGGAAGTAACGAGCACACGCTCTTTTGGTTTGAGAGGATAGAAGTGGCAACAGTGGATAAGCGAACGAATCGGTTCTCTAGAACAACTCCTGTGATGAATCGAGTGAATCATTCACAAACAGGAATGAATTCATTGCTTtggtaaacttttttttattcaagtttttttttttttcctcaatatgTCATGTAGAGCGTTTCCATCTCTAACAACAGTTTAAACGCATACTTACTTATAGactgttttgaaaaaaatgttttaatctgtttttataGCCACCGTTAATCTCAGATTAATAGACCCATTTTATTATACTGTGTTGGTTATATTGTATGGTCAAACGCTCACGCATATCAGTTTTGTCGAAATGCCATGACAATGTGGAATAGTCAACGTCAAAGATAATATGCTTACCCTTTATATCagattacattttaatattatttaatgttattaaacaCTCTAAACTGGGTTTCTGAAACAATGTTTTCTCATGTTTCTGCTAAGCCGTTCTCTATGTCCATACAATACTAAATTGTTAAATCTGCAGCCTGCACAATATCCTGTTTCCGGGTGTTTTTCTGGGTGTTTTTTCTCTTAGTGGTGAATCATATGATTCGAATATAAGCCGGTGTCGAATCATTTAAAAGGGTTTGCTGAAAAGATTCGAATCATCCGCCAGATGTGCAGGGGCGGAACATGAACGGTTAAGAGATAATAATCCAGTAAAGGGGGGTGGCATTTTCCCtgtcagtttatttatttatttatttgacctaAACAACCACGTTATAGGCAAAATAAGGAATTAAAGTCAAATTTGACACATTCAGGGAAAATGGGAAAATAGCAGAGCTGCAGtttcatcacagagaaaataaacaaattggaaggggggggggggggggggtgtttgctTACACAAAGGTTATACAAACTAGCTTATGTCTGTTCTGCAATAACACCTCAATGTGGCAACTCTCAGTTCAAGGACTGTTTGTGTCATAGACTTTTCCAACATGACAAACGATTAAAGCAAATGTGTCTCGTTTGAGTGACAATAATAATTACACCTAATGGGCTCTAATGTGACGCCTCAAGCGGATTCTGAGTGCCAGTTGATGAAAGGTTCATCAGCACTCTGTGTTGACTCTAGGCTGTGTGTTAAATGAACAGCTGCGGTGTTCGAGTAAAGTCAGTGTGAGGCGATATTTAAACTGATGCTCAAACTCATAACACAACACCCAGACGCAGCAGTAAAGATGCGTGCGTATTTGTCTTAAACCTGTTGCTCCTGCTGAAAAGAGAGGCTTTTATTCACAGCCTGCAGCTGGGAAAAGTTTatagtctctgtgtgtgtgtgtgtgtgtgtgtgtctctctctctctctctctctctctctcacacgcgctCCAGACTCGCCTCTTTCCAAACACTTACCTTCAACAGCCATGACGAGATGAAAGCAAAGCCACACAGCCGAAAACAACATCTCTGCCGTCGATCCACGTTTCCTTCAACTTCTTAAATGACACTACTCCTCCTGCTCTTGGGTGTAAGCAATAACCCGGAACTGTCGGGTTTCTGACACATAAACTTTTTTGCGCTTTTTCTGGCACAGCGCGTCCCGAGGAGCGCGGAATATGCGCAGAGCTGTTGACTGTACACACTGGTCTCGTGtgctcctcttttctctctctctctcccctcctctcacACAGTCATACACACTCATGTATCCGCCCCGTAACCATGGCCCATcccctgtctgcctgcctgtttGTAATAAGTACATTTACATAGATGGAAATGCTGTTAGGTACATATGTACCTAATGTAGTCACTTtatagttgggttttttttaaaaaaaatctttagagCCTTAAGCCTTTCTACCCCCTCAAAACATTTAGTATCttattaaagggatagttcacccaaaaatgaagaTTCTGTCATTAGTTACTCACCCTGGTGTCGTttcaaacccataagactttcgttcgtcttcggaacacaaatgaagacaatttttaaTGAAATCTGGGAGATTTTCTGTCCTTCTATTTTCTTTAGTCCAGTAACCAAacctttcaagctccaaaaaagttcataaaggcatcgtagaagtaatccatgtgactccagtggtttaatcccagttTTATGAAGCGATACCGAATGCTAGGTGTGCGCACAAAACCTAAAGtcaagtctttattcacaaaatatcttcccTTCCGCGTAGATATCAGACACgcgtgttttttttccactctcgCGTCAACAGAACACTTGTGCGTCGTGGTTCTCCCAgggattacttttacgatgccttcatgaactttttggagcttgaaccACATGAGGGctttttcctcatatttatttatttagtaataatGATTCAGTATTTatactactcatactactaccaccactactgctaccactactactaccacctttactactaccaccactatcaccactattgctacctctactactactaacaccaccactactcatactactaccaccactactgctaccactactactaacacctttactactaccaccactatcaccactattgctacctctactactactactactactactaacaccaccactactcctactactatcaccactactgctacttctactactactaacaccaccactactcatactactaccaccactactgctaccactactactaccaccactatcaccactattgctacctctactactactactactactactactactaacaccaccactactcctactactatcaccactactgctacttctactactactaacaccaccactactcctactactatcaccactactaccaccactactgctacctctactactactactaacaccaccactactgctacctctactactactactactaacaccgccactactcctactactatcaccactactaccaccactactgctacctctactactactactaacaccaccactactactactcctaacactactactactactaacaccaccactactcctactatcaccactactaccaccactactgctacctctactactactaacaccaccactactgctacctctactactactactactaacaccaccactactcctactactatcaccactactgctacttctactactactaacaccaccactactcctactactatcaccactactgctacttctactactaacaccaccactactcctactactatcaccactactaccaccactactgctacctctactactactactaacaccaccactactgctacctcaactactaacaccaccactactcctactactatcaccactactaccaccactactgctacctctactactactaacaccaccactactgctacctctactactactactaacaccaccactactgctacctctactactactactaacaccgccactactcctactactatcaccactactaccaccactactgctacctctactactactactaacaccaccactactactactcctaacactactactactactaacaccaccactactcctactatcaccactactaccaccactactgctatctctactactactaacaccaccactactgctacctctactactactactactactaacaccaccactactcctactactatcaccactactaccaccactactgctacctctactactactactactaacaccaccactactcctactactatcaccactactaccaccactactgctatctctactactactaacaccaccactactgctacctctactactactactactaacaccaccactactcctactactatcaccactactaccaccactactgctacctctactactactaacaccaccactactgctacctctactactactactaacaccaccactactcctactactatcaccactactaccaccactactgctacctctactactactaacaccaccactactgctacctcaactactaacaccaccactactcctactactatcaccactactaccaccactactgctacctctactactactaacaccaccactactgctacctcaactactaacaccaccactactcctactactatcaccactactaccaccactactgctatctctactactactaacaccaccactactactactatcaccactactgctacttctactaacaccaccactactcctactactatcaccactactgctacttctactactgctaacaccaccactactcctactactatcaccactactgctacttctactactactaacaccaccactactcctactactatcaccactactaccaccactactgctacctctactactactactaacaccaccactactgctacctctactactactactaacaccgccactactcctactactatcaccactactaccaccactactgctacctctactactactactaacaccaccactactactactactactcctaacactactactactactaacaccaccactactcctactatcaccactactaccaccactactgctacctctactactactaacaccaccactactgctacctctactactactactactaacaccaccactactcctactactatcaccactactaccaccactactgctacctctactactactaacaccaccactactgctacctcaactactaacaccaccactactcctactactatcaccactactaccaccactactgctacctctactactactaacaccaccactactactactaacaccacTACTGCTACCTCTACTTCTACTATCACCACTACTgctacctctactactactaacctcaccaccactactcctactaaccctactactactactaacagcactactatcaccactaccaccactacttctGCTACTATCACCACGACTACCACCACTACTGttacctctactactactaacaccacTACTGCTACCTCTACTTCTACTATCACCACTACTgctacctctactactactaacctcaccaccactactactactaaccctactactactactaacagcactactatcaccactaccaccactacttctGCTACTATCACCACGACTACCACCACTACTGTTAcctctacttctactactaccaccactactgctaccaccactagtactactaccactactattaccactaccaaTACAACCattaccactattactactactactactactactaccactattactactaccactactaatactaataaaaataataataataagggacCCCACTGTAATGACTGTGGTTCTCAACATTGAAAATG encodes:
- the vsir gene encoding V-type immunoglobulin domain-containing suppressor of T-cell activation isoform X2, whose protein sequence is MLFSAVWLCFHLVMAVEVNTEYHPHSLSVSVPYVSYICPEGANITMVCEQSGAMEHTEDRIAKLWFFNSHMDQRCHSHLQKTDFVKFESHKTSFAVTLLGVTRANQGRYCCMVLDFLPEGKHKPLQEAHSHMMLTVTARRNDSLKCTKLSPSPPQGTVAAGLATAACIMGILCLPVLLILVYRQRQRTQSSRRAHELVRMDSEAQGHENPVYMGGSPAPPSRTVAQILTRQSSETGRHLLSDPGTPFSPNPHGEVFFPAHEPIPESPDFQPL
- the vsir gene encoding V-type immunoglobulin domain-containing suppressor of T-cell activation isoform X1; translated protein: MLFSAVWLCFHLVMAVEVNTEYHPHSLSVSVPYVSYICPEGANITMVCEQSGAMEHTEDRIAKLWFFNSHMDQRCHSHLQKTDFVKFESHKTSFAVTLLGVTRANQGRYCCMVLDFLPEGKHKPLQEAHSHMMLTVTARRNDSLKCTKLSPSPPQGTLKATKNMPYGTVAAGLATAACIMGILCLPVLLILVYRQRQRTQSSRRAHELVRMDSEAQGHENPVYMGGSPAPPSRTVAQILTRQSSETGRHLLSDPGTPFSPNPHGEVFFPAHEPIPESPDFQPL